A window of the Desulfobacterales bacterium genome harbors these coding sequences:
- a CDS encoding SurA N-terminal domain-containing protein, with protein sequence MRYGSNTKTKIRLPERLLHAAYPPLILAAVILSVLFLSSCTDTALNFDDAYLIQVSERVVTVSDFNQAFEIAKSAYPHNLSQNSVLFKEAQVRMLNQMIEELLVLQRAAELQIELTESEVTQAIANIKADYPEGVFEQMLLEYAVSYSFWEKRLKIRLMMEKVVEREVHQNITLTPEEIARFYKENYKGKQPAPDKDQEKTDINRLIVKQLRRQKAEAAYLLWIKNLREKYTVDINQSQWKRLTGL encoded by the coding sequence ATGCGATACGGCTCGAACACGAAAACAAAAATACGGTTACCGGAACGGTTGCTTCATGCCGCTTATCCGCCATTGATTTTGGCCGCCGTCATATTATCCGTATTATTCCTGTCTTCCTGCACGGATACGGCGCTTAATTTTGACGATGCGTATTTGATTCAGGTCAGCGAACGGGTCGTGACCGTCAGCGATTTTAATCAGGCGTTTGAAATTGCGAAAAGCGCGTATCCGCATAATCTCTCGCAGAATTCGGTTTTATTTAAAGAGGCACAGGTTCGCATGCTCAATCAGATGATCGAAGAACTGCTCGTGCTGCAACGGGCGGCAGAACTGCAGATCGAGCTTACTGAATCTGAAGTCACCCAGGCGATTGCAAATATCAAAGCGGATTATCCCGAAGGCGTTTTCGAACAGATGTTGCTTGAATATGCCGTTTCTTACAGTTTCTGGGAAAAAAGATTGAAAATAAGGTTGATGATGGAAAAGGTAGTTGAACGGGAGGTGCACCAGAATATTACCTTGACGCCGGAGGAAATTGCCAGGTTTTATAAGGAAAATTATAAAGGAAAACAGCCGGCTCCGGACAAGGATCAGGAAAAGACAGATATAAACAGATTAATTGTCAAACAGTTGCGACGACAAAAAGCAGAAGCGGCTTATCTGCTTTGGATAAAAAATCTGAGAGAGAAATATACGGTCGATATTAATCAGTCGCAATGGAAGCGGCTGACCGGTCTTTAA
- the mfd gene encoding transcription-repair coupling factor has product MSQNQEKFSYEKLADSLRKGAAGVDATGLSKAAGACVAARLHRKLNIPLVVVTASAKEGERFVDDFCFFSNRSAQSIFYFPPYNIMPFKRVSYHNETAAGRIRTLYNLIDSSQPSILVTSVDAVLQKLIPRSELCRFAELIQKDEEINRDLLIKKLTSGGYINTAIVEEPGDFSIRGGIVDIFSTTYADPLRIEMVGDTVEALRFFSTTTQRTIRHIHEAVILPAKEVILTPDSLPEIISRIREQAASLEMPVTRVREYIRCIKDEGVFSGVESLIPLIYTLPGTFFDYIPKEALYILSDPGELERAAETFAAQADKNFKTACEAGKLCLRPEASYMDWQTAMEAINRSAVCSFHPLPIQKETTAPERRPLQIHFSVSDNTALSAALNITNKKENLLLPLARRIGDLEKAGNLVLLVCRTESQAHRLKALLIPYGIHPGFMENFPTPVKPKGAVYICPGALSAGLIWPEEGLAVITEAEIFGARAHKRKIQRKEVIDKLLGVEDLKSGDFVVHIEHGIGHYRGLAKLNLNGSENDFLLIEYRDNDKLYLPVDRLGLVQKYLGMNDAEPLLDKLGGTSWDRVKKKIKKSVEKIAGELLQIYAQRTVSKGYSYEAPDGYYQDFEAAFPYDETADQIKAIQQVMDDLARPIPMDRLVCGDVGYGKTEVALRAAFVAVNAGKQVAVLVPTTVLAEQHYTTFSSRFKRYPVQIASLSRFRSLKEQRTIIDDLKAGRTDIVIGTHRLLQKDVLFKDLGLIVLDEEQRFGVRHKEQLKKIRSTVDVLALSATPIPRTLHMSLMGIRDISLISTPPEHRHAIITYICELDDAIIAEAIRKELNRNGQLFFVHNNIHSIQAMAAHLQRLVPDVRLGVAHGRMDEGALEKVMLKFAAREIDMLVCTTIIESGLDIPSANTILVNRADRFGLSQMYQLRGRVGRAEEQAYAYLFIPSESLMGKDAQKRLKVLMEHSDLGSGFQIAMNDLKIRGGGTILGASQSGHVAAVGYDMYLKLMENAIAELKGEPVLPDLDPEINIAMSAFITEGYMPDIDQRLLAYRQLAKMTELSEIADFKSGLLDRYGAIPAEVSNLLLKIMLRVLCIKAGIKKLELGDHRLAVQFSEPHQKNPAGIINMVVANGKRFQLTPDGTLIIRLNKSSTGGLWGEAKNILKEIIQHGNG; this is encoded by the coding sequence ATGAGCCAAAATCAAGAAAAATTTTCATATGAAAAATTAGCGGACTCTCTTCGCAAGGGGGCCGCCGGTGTCGACGCCACCGGTCTTTCCAAAGCAGCCGGGGCTTGTGTTGCCGCCAGGCTGCACCGGAAACTGAACATACCGCTTGTTGTGGTCACAGCTTCGGCAAAGGAAGGGGAACGGTTTGTCGATGATTTTTGTTTTTTTTCAAATAGGTCCGCCCAGAGCATTTTTTATTTTCCGCCTTATAATATCATGCCGTTTAAACGGGTATCCTACCACAATGAAACGGCAGCCGGACGGATTCGCACCCTTTACAATTTAATCGACAGCTCCCAGCCGTCGATCTTGGTCACCAGCGTTGATGCTGTCCTGCAGAAGCTTATTCCCCGCTCGGAACTATGTCGGTTCGCAGAACTCATCCAGAAGGATGAGGAAATCAACCGGGACCTGTTGATCAAAAAGCTAACAAGCGGCGGCTATATTAATACTGCGATTGTGGAAGAACCCGGTGATTTCAGTATCCGGGGAGGCATCGTCGATATTTTTTCAACCACTTATGCCGATCCACTCAGGATCGAGATGGTTGGAGACACGGTCGAAGCCCTGCGGTTTTTCTCAACCACGACCCAGCGAACCATTCGCCATATCCATGAAGCCGTAATCCTGCCGGCCAAAGAGGTGATCCTGACGCCGGATTCTCTTCCTGAAATCATCAGTCGGATCAGAGAACAGGCCGCCTCTTTGGAAATGCCGGTTACACGCGTTCGCGAATATATTCGGTGCATCAAAGACGAAGGTGTGTTTTCAGGTGTCGAGAGTTTGATACCTTTAATTTATACCCTTCCAGGGACTTTTTTCGATTATATACCCAAAGAAGCCCTTTATATCCTGTCTGATCCGGGGGAACTTGAAAGGGCGGCGGAAACCTTTGCGGCCCAGGCCGACAAAAATTTCAAGACTGCCTGTGAAGCGGGCAAATTGTGTCTGCGGCCGGAAGCTTCCTATATGGACTGGCAAACGGCCATGGAGGCGATCAATCGATCGGCAGTGTGTTCGTTCCATCCGCTTCCGATTCAAAAGGAAACGACCGCGCCAGAGCGGCGCCCGCTGCAGATTCACTTTTCAGTATCCGACAATACCGCTTTAAGTGCGGCATTAAACATTACCAATAAAAAGGAGAACCTGCTGCTGCCGCTCGCCAGGCGCATTGGCGATCTTGAAAAAGCCGGAAATCTGGTCCTGCTGGTCTGCCGGACCGAGTCCCAGGCCCATCGGCTTAAGGCTTTGCTGATCCCGTATGGTATTCACCCGGGTTTTATGGAGAATTTTCCGACACCGGTAAAACCCAAGGGTGCCGTTTATATCTGCCCGGGGGCGTTGTCGGCCGGTTTGATATGGCCTGAAGAAGGGTTGGCCGTCATAACGGAGGCGGAAATTTTCGGGGCCAGAGCGCACAAGCGCAAGATCCAGAGAAAAGAGGTGATCGACAAACTCCTTGGGGTTGAAGACCTCAAGAGCGGGGACTTTGTTGTTCATATTGAGCATGGCATCGGACACTACCGGGGGCTTGCAAAGCTGAACCTAAACGGGAGCGAAAACGATTTTCTTCTGATCGAATACCGGGACAACGACAAGCTCTACCTGCCGGTGGATCGCCTGGGTCTGGTGCAGAAATATCTGGGAATGAATGACGCCGAACCGCTGCTGGATAAACTGGGAGGCACATCATGGGACCGGGTCAAAAAGAAGATAAAAAAATCGGTTGAAAAAATTGCCGGTGAGTTGCTCCAGATTTATGCGCAGCGGACAGTCAGCAAGGGGTACAGTTATGAGGCGCCCGACGGCTATTATCAGGATTTTGAAGCTGCGTTTCCCTATGATGAGACCGCCGATCAGATCAAAGCGATCCAGCAGGTTATGGACGATCTCGCGCGGCCGATTCCAATGGACCGGCTGGTGTGCGGCGATGTCGGATACGGTAAAACCGAGGTGGCGCTGCGGGCTGCGTTTGTTGCCGTAAATGCCGGCAAACAGGTTGCTGTGCTGGTTCCCACCACCGTTCTGGCGGAACAGCATTATACAACCTTTTCAAGCAGGTTTAAACGCTATCCCGTTCAAATCGCTTCTTTGAGCCGATTCCGGTCTCTGAAAGAGCAGCGCACCATCATCGATGACCTCAAAGCCGGCAGGACCGATATTGTCATCGGAACGCATCGGCTGCTTCAAAAAGATGTTTTGTTCAAGGATCTGGGTCTGATTGTTCTGGATGAAGAGCAGCGCTTCGGGGTGCGACACAAAGAACAACTTAAAAAAATCAGGAGCACGGTGGACGTATTGGCTCTGTCGGCAACCCCGATCCCCCGAACCCTGCATATGTCGCTGATGGGCATCCGCGATATCAGCCTGATTTCAACACCGCCGGAGCATCGTCATGCCATCATTACTTATATTTGCGAATTGGATGACGCCATTATTGCTGAAGCCATTCGCAAGGAACTCAACCGCAACGGGCAACTTTTTTTCGTTCATAACAATATCCACAGTATCCAGGCGATGGCGGCGCACCTGCAGCGCCTGGTTCCTGATGTGCGGCTGGGAGTGGCCCACGGCCGAATGGACGAAGGGGCACTGGAAAAGGTCATGTTGAAATTCGCCGCCAGAGAGATCGATATGCTGGTTTGCACAACCATCATCGAGTCCGGACTGGATATTCCTTCGGCCAACACCATTCTGGTCAACCGGGCGGACCGGTTCGGCCTATCCCAGATGTACCAGCTGCGCGGGCGTGTGGGACGCGCTGAAGAGCAGGCCTATGCCTATTTGTTTATACCGTCAGAGAGCCTGATGGGTAAAGATGCGCAGAAGCGCCTGAAGGTCCTGATGGAACACAGTGACCTCGGGTCCGGTTTCCAAATAGCGATGAATGATTTGAAAATCAGAGGCGGTGGAACGATTTTGGGGGCCTCCCAGTCGGGTCATGTCGCGGCTGTGGGGTATGATATGTACTTGAAGCTGATGGAAAACGCCATCGCAGAGCTTAAGGGGGAGCCCGTTTTGCCGGACTTGGATCCGGAAATAAACATTGCAATGTCGGCCTTTATAACGGAAGGGTATATGCCGGATATTGACCAGCGGCTGCTGGCCTATCGCCAGTTGGCAAAAATGACGGAACTTTCAGAAATTGCCGATTTCAAATCAGGACTGCTGGATCGTTATGGCGCCATTCCGGCTGAAGTATCCAATCTGCTTCTGAAAATTATGCTGAGAGTCCTTTGTATCAAGGCCGGCATAAAAAAACTGGAACTGGGCGACCACCGGCTGGCAGTGCAATTTTCAGAACCGCATCAAAAAAATCCGGCCGGTATCATCAATATGGTGGTTGCAAACGGGAAACGCTTCCAGTTGACGCCCGACGGCACCTTAATCATCCGGCTGAATAAAAGTAGCACCGGGGGGCTTTGGGGCGAGGCTAAAAACATCTTGAAAGAAATTATTCAACATGGTAACGGCTGA
- a CDS encoding galactokinase, which yields MTKQSKNVLKTSGMGWPLEKIEASAPCRVDIGGTLDISTFYYPLCGLAPCTVNLALNLRTRVTLIPNSNLKVKVSSRGFKSAEYAVGDAPFQHPLGLMFAVAAFFRAEGVHILIDSVSPPQSALGGSSVAAVALVAAFAKARGQIGTLTPALRTKIAILAHEIEASVAGVPCGLQDQLAAAFGGGHAWYWQAGLKGSGFRRRTLLDRKACNKIGRHLLLAYCGIPHESKNINSRWVGQFLKGSHRDRWQEIVLCTHRFAEAITVEDYSAAAAAMNRETAIRRKMTPDVLDAVGRRLVDAAVRTNCGARFAGAGGGGCIWALGHLEDIDRLRGLWETILSERTDARLLAALIDTEGLSLTAGP from the coding sequence ATGACAAAACAGTCCAAAAACGTTCTAAAAACCTCCGGGATGGGGTGGCCGCTGGAAAAAATCGAAGCCTCGGCGCCGTGCCGTGTTGACATTGGCGGCACCCTTGACATCAGCACATTTTATTATCCCCTTTGCGGGCTGGCGCCCTGCACCGTTAATCTGGCTTTAAACTTAAGAACACGGGTCACGCTGATCCCCAACAGCAATCTGAAAGTCAAGGTTTCTTCCAGGGGGTTTAAGAGCGCAGAGTATGCTGTCGGGGATGCGCCTTTTCAACATCCGCTGGGGCTTATGTTTGCCGTTGCCGCCTTTTTCAGAGCTGAGGGGGTACACATCCTGATTGATTCGGTTTCGCCTCCCCAAAGCGCACTGGGTGGATCTTCGGTGGCGGCTGTGGCCCTTGTTGCAGCGTTTGCCAAGGCCCGGGGACAAATCGGGACGCTGACCCCGGCGCTGAGAACTAAAATTGCGATCTTGGCGCACGAAATCGAGGCAAGCGTGGCGGGCGTGCCCTGTGGGTTGCAGGATCAACTGGCTGCCGCATTTGGGGGGGGGCATGCATGGTATTGGCAGGCCGGCCTCAAGGGCTCCGGCTTCAGGCGCAGAACCCTCCTGGACCGAAAGGCATGTAACAAGATCGGGCGCCATTTACTGCTGGCTTATTGCGGGATTCCCCATGAGTCCAAAAATATTAATTCCAGGTGGGTCGGTCAGTTTCTCAAAGGATCCCACCGGGACCGCTGGCAGGAAATCGTGTTGTGTACCCACCGCTTTGCTGAAGCCATCACGGTAGAGGATTATAGCGCTGCCGCTGCGGCGATGAACAGGGAAACGGCGATCCGCAGAAAAATGACGCCGGATGTGCTGGATGCTGTGGGCCGGCGTTTGGTAGATGCTGCCGTACGTACCAACTGCGGCGCTCGATTTGCGGGCGCCGGCGGCGGCGGATGCATCTGGGCCCTTGGCCATCTGGAGGATATTGACAGGCTGAGGGGTCTATGGGAGACGATCCTTTCCGAAAGAACGGACGCCCGCCTGCTGGCGGCGTTGATTGATACGGAGGGGTTATCTCTGACTGCTGGGCCTTAA
- the glyQ gene encoding glycine--tRNA ligase subunit alpha has protein sequence MNFQQVILSLQRFWSRKGCLLVQPYDLEVGAGTFHPATLLRALGPEPWKVAYVQPSRRPTDGRYGENPNRLQHYYQYQVVLKPSPHDVQKLYLQSLKALGIDPLEHDIRFVEDDWESPTLGASGLGWEVWLDGMEITQFTYFQMAGSIELFPTSVEITYGLERICMYLQGKENVYELQWNDRVTYGDVHHQQEVEQSTYNFELADVDMLLNLFNTYESESRRIIQEKLVLPAYEYCLKCSHTFNLLDARGAISVTERTGYIARIRNLARTCAEAYLEQRERLGFPMQKKQAL, from the coding sequence ATGAATTTTCAACAAGTGATACTTTCATTGCAGAGATTTTGGAGCCGAAAAGGCTGCCTGTTGGTTCAACCCTATGATCTGGAGGTGGGGGCCGGGACATTTCATCCGGCAACACTCTTAAGGGCGTTGGGGCCTGAACCATGGAAGGTAGCGTATGTCCAGCCTTCCCGGCGGCCCACGGACGGACGATATGGCGAAAACCCCAATCGGTTGCAGCATTATTACCAGTATCAGGTGGTCCTGAAGCCCTCACCCCATGATGTCCAGAAGCTCTACCTGCAAAGTCTTAAAGCGCTCGGAATCGATCCGCTTGAGCACGACATCCGATTTGTGGAGGATGACTGGGAGTCCCCCACACTGGGCGCTTCCGGACTGGGCTGGGAAGTCTGGCTGGACGGTATGGAGATTACTCAGTTTACCTATTTTCAGATGGCCGGCAGCATTGAACTTTTCCCCACATCCGTCGAAATTACCTACGGCCTGGAGCGTATTTGCATGTATTTGCAGGGCAAGGAGAACGTATACGAACTGCAGTGGAATGACCGGGTTACCTATGGTGACGTCCATCACCAGCAGGAAGTGGAACAGTCGACCTATAATTTCGAACTGGCGGATGTCGACATGCTGCTGAATCTTTTCAACACATATGAGTCCGAATCACGGCGAATTATTCAGGAAAAACTGGTACTGCCGGCCTATGAATACTGCTTGAAGTGCTCACACACCTTCAACCTTCTGGATGCCCGCGGTGCGATCAGCGTGACGGAAAGAACCGGTTATATCGCCCGGATTCGCAATCTGGCCAGAACTTGTGCGGAAGCATATCTGGAGCAGCGGGAGAGGCTGGGATTTCCCATGCAGAAAAAACAGGCGTTATAA
- a CDS encoding magnesium transporter encodes MGGNIGTQSSTIVVRGLATGRLNIRDIWTVVLKELSIGLILGGVYGLLIGTVAHMRYNILALAFSVGIAVVSSMTVAALVGSLVPMCFARVNIDPAVATGPFVTTAIDIISVFFYFQIATTLLNI; translated from the coding sequence ATGGGGGGAAATATCGGCACCCAGTCATCAACGATCGTGGTCCGCGGACTTGCCACCGGTCGTCTGAACATCCGTGATATCTGGACGGTTGTTTTGAAAGAACTGAGCATCGGTCTTATCCTGGGGGGCGTCTATGGGCTGCTGATCGGAACGGTGGCGCATATGCGCTATAATATCCTGGCACTGGCATTTTCCGTCGGGATTGCCGTGGTCAGCTCCATGACGGTTGCCGCTCTGGTGGGCTCACTGGTTCCGATGTGCTTTGCACGGGTCAATATTGATCCTGCGGTTGCAACTGGTCCGTTTGTAACAACCGCCATTGATATCATCAGTGTGTTTTTCTATTTTCAAATCGCGACAACGCTTCTTAATATATGA
- a CDS encoding SurA N-terminal domain-containing protein, with product MRYRWERKKNNAWMFGLMYMGFFVWVGVVGIATVHGAEIVDRIVAVVNDDIITLNDLDHALKPYMSQIKSMGYTAETGSDVPAKLRKDILNRLIDQKLTDQEIKKARLAVSEAEVDSAVERIKEKNLYSDADFRKALAEEGLSLEEFRKNMKEQILRSRLVNREVKSKIVVTEQDVKAYYEAHSEEFGREQTYHLRNIIMRLPRMAGEAEKQDALKRMAGVLEKLNNGESFEHLARQYSESNLSAEGGDLGFFKLEALSPQLQEALKDLDAGNFTPVIETDQGFQIFYIQEIRKAPGKPLTEVAAEIQEKLYNEIVEKKFNQWLGELRNRSHIKVIE from the coding sequence ATGCGTTATAGATGGGAACGAAAAAAAAACAATGCCTGGATGTTCGGCCTTATGTATATGGGCTTTTTCGTCTGGGTGGGTGTGGTTGGGATTGCGACGGTCCATGGTGCCGAAATCGTTGATCGAATTGTCGCAGTTGTCAACGACGACATCATCACGCTCAATGATTTAGACCATGCACTCAAACCCTATATGAGCCAGATCAAATCGATGGGTTATACCGCCGAGACGGGATCCGACGTACCAGCCAAACTCCGGAAGGATATTCTAAATCGCCTGATCGACCAAAAGCTTACCGATCAGGAGATCAAGAAAGCCAGGCTCGCGGTCAGTGAAGCGGAAGTCGACAGTGCCGTTGAGAGAATAAAAGAAAAAAACCTTTATTCCGATGCGGACTTCCGAAAGGCTTTGGCCGAAGAAGGATTGTCCCTGGAAGAATTTCGCAAAAACATGAAGGAGCAGATTCTGCGGTCCCGGCTCGTCAATCGGGAAGTTAAATCCAAGATTGTCGTTACCGAACAAGATGTCAAAGCGTATTATGAAGCCCATTCTGAGGAATTCGGCCGTGAACAGACATATCACCTCCGGAATATTATCATGAGGCTGCCCCGGATGGCCGGTGAGGCTGAAAAACAGGATGCCTTGAAAAGGATGGCGGGGGTCCTGGAAAAATTAAACAATGGGGAATCGTTTGAACATCTGGCCAGACAGTATTCCGAATCGAATCTGTCTGCCGAGGGCGGGGATCTTGGGTTTTTTAAACTGGAAGCCCTTTCGCCACAGCTCCAAGAGGCCCTGAAGGATTTAGATGCGGGCAATTTTACCCCCGTGATCGAGACGGACCAGGGATTTCAGATCTTTTATATTCAGGAAATCAGGAAGGCACCGGGCAAGCCGCTAACGGAGGTTGCAGCCGAGATTCAGGAAAAATTATACAATGAAATAGTAGAAAAGAAATTTAACCAATGGCTGGGAGAACTCCGCAATCGTTCACATATCAAGGTCATAGAGTAG
- the recO gene encoding DNA repair protein RecO yields the protein MSSFSTPAIMLRRTDFGDYDLIITFFSLSRGKISVIAKSAKKSTKRFSGVLELFSGLEIVCREPRTKGLPVLEEATLRQPFAGIRADIYKTAYASYWVELVQGWIEENEKQVSLYRLLEYVLRQLDVGKVPEAALSVLFQMRFMRLCGLSPNLVNCSSCRAEIDQTHKNNLAVDLSKGGILCSRCVAESPRQMVLSKGTIKQLIWAESGNIATAGRIRFTPQALKEGQLFLEDFVPFHLGKKPRSLAFLQKIRG from the coding sequence ATGTCAAGCTTTTCAACACCCGCCATTATGCTCCGCCGAACCGACTTTGGCGATTATGATCTTATCATTACATTTTTCTCCCTGAGCAGGGGTAAGATTTCCGTTATCGCCAAGTCTGCCAAAAAAAGCACCAAACGATTTTCAGGCGTCCTGGAGCTTTTTTCCGGGTTGGAGATTGTATGCCGGGAACCGCGTACCAAAGGGCTGCCGGTGCTGGAAGAAGCCACTTTGCGGCAGCCCTTTGCCGGTATCCGGGCCGATATTTATAAAACCGCCTATGCCAGTTACTGGGTCGAGCTGGTTCAAGGGTGGATTGAAGAGAACGAAAAACAGGTTTCGCTTTACCGTCTGCTGGAGTATGTTTTAAGGCAACTGGACGTCGGCAAAGTGCCGGAAGCGGCCCTGAGCGTCCTCTTTCAGATGAGATTCATGCGATTGTGCGGACTTTCACCCAATCTGGTAAATTGCAGCAGCTGTAGGGCCGAAATCGACCAGACCCATAAAAACAATCTGGCGGTTGATCTGTCAAAGGGAGGTATTTTATGCAGCCGATGCGTTGCAGAGTCGCCCCGCCAGATGGTTTTATCCAAAGGAACCATCAAACAGCTCATCTGGGCCGAGAGCGGTAATATCGCCACAGCCGGCCGGATTCGTTTCACGCCCCAGGCCTTAAAGGAAGGACAGCTATTTTTAGAAGATTTTGTGCCGTTTCATCTGGGGAAGAAACCGCGCAGCCTTGCATTTCTGCAGAAAATACGCGGGTAA
- a CDS encoding CBS domain-containing protein — translation MQPDQNKILIESIKRLLRREATSYLRKIVNKTHAADLSIVFRALSLTDQRKLFEMIEDTEQKGILFRELDEDTFLQIIDDMSPDSVVEILESMPTDDIADLIGRLPDEKSEVFLEKMKKEGSEEVEGLLRYDDDTAGGIMVPDFIALRQNVTARQAIESLQKEHLDVEMPFYLYVVDEYGKLVGVSSLRQLVVVTPETRLKDFMSTDVISVRTDVDQEEVARIVARYDFLAVPVVDEANRLVGIVTVDDVIDIMRKEATEDILKMAGAGEEFVETKSVLRSTRIRLPWLFASCLGGSLRFILSAGLRGV, via the coding sequence ATGCAGCCTGATCAAAATAAAATTCTGATTGAAAGCATCAAGCGGTTATTGCGTCGGGAGGCTACATCTTATCTTCGCAAGATCGTGAATAAAACGCATGCCGCGGACCTGTCGATCGTCTTTAGGGCATTATCATTGACCGATCAGCGTAAGCTCTTTGAAATGATTGAAGACACGGAGCAGAAAGGCATATTGTTCCGTGAGCTTGATGAGGATACATTTCTGCAGATCATTGACGACATGTCGCCGGATAGTGTCGTTGAAATCCTGGAAAGCATGCCCACCGATGATATTGCCGATCTTATCGGCCGGCTGCCGGATGAAAAATCGGAAGTATTTCTGGAAAAAATGAAAAAGGAGGGATCCGAGGAAGTTGAAGGACTGCTTCGCTATGACGATGATACCGCCGGCGGCATTATGGTTCCGGATTTTATTGCATTAAGACAAAATGTCACAGCCAGGCAAGCGATCGAGTCGCTGCAAAAAGAGCACCTCGATGTTGAGATGCCATTTTACCTTTATGTGGTGGATGAGTATGGAAAACTGGTGGGTGTCAGCTCTCTGCGGCAGCTGGTTGTCGTCACGCCGGAAACCCGCCTGAAAGACTTCATGTCCACCGATGTCATTTCCGTTCGAACCGACGTCGATCAGGAGGAAGTCGCGCGGATTGTGGCACGGTATGATTTTTTGGCAGTTCCGGTGGTTGATGAGGCCAACCGCCTCGTCGGTATCGTTACCGTGGACGATGTCATCGATATCATGCGGAAAGAAGCGACCGAGGATATCCTTAAAATGGCCGGCGCCGGCGAGGAGTTTGTTGAGACCAAATCCGTTTTAAGGAGCACCCGCATCCGGCTGCCCTGGCTGTTTGCCAGCTGTCTGGGGGGATCGTTGCGTTTTATATTATCGGCCGGTTTGAGGGGAGTTTAA
- a CDS encoding helix-turn-helix domain-containing protein: protein MANKRSLSFGRYLKNVRLDRGINLQQVSMETRIGIDNLLAIEREDHDRLPAEVFVKGFIRGYAKSVGADADDAVRLYLSGRRTFQETARVDADLIKSGINFWPRLLLSLGVLFCIMTLSVFITSFPRKSDVKKEKLRPKAITKNELAVSTPLPQQTASPLMPLPTVVPEKLLLKILTVEKTWLKVIIDDQKSREYSLNPGDRLELEALSEFNLLIGNAAGVHLNINDKDLPVPGNKGQVVALKIP from the coding sequence GTGGCAAATAAGAGATCGCTGTCGTTTGGACGGTATTTAAAGAATGTCCGGCTTGACAGGGGCATCAACCTGCAGCAGGTCTCAATGGAAACCCGGATCGGAATAGACAATCTGCTTGCAATTGAGCGGGAGGATCACGACCGGCTGCCTGCCGAGGTTTTCGTTAAAGGCTTTATACGCGGCTATGCCAAGTCGGTCGGCGCAGATGCGGACGATGCCGTCCGGCTCTATTTGTCCGGCCGCAGGACGTTCCAGGAAACGGCCCGGGTTGATGCCGATTTGATAAAGTCCGGCATAAATTTCTGGCCGCGCCTCCTGCTGTCCCTGGGCGTTTTGTTTTGCATTATGACGCTGTCGGTCTTCATAACGTCGTTTCCCCGGAAGAGCGATGTAAAAAAAGAAAAACTCAGACCCAAAGCGATTACAAAAAATGAGCTGGCCGTGAGTACCCCCCTGCCCCAGCAGACAGCGTCTCCGCTTATGCCCCTGCCGACCGTAGTCCCTGAGAAGTTGCTGCTGAAAATCTTAACCGTCGAAAAGACATGGCTTAAAGTCATTATCGATGATCAGAAATCACGGGAATACAGCCTGAATCCCGGCGATCGGCTGGAGCTTGAAGCGTTGTCCGAATTCAACCTGCTGATCGGCAATGCGGCGGGCGTCCATTTGAATATCAACGACAAGGACCTCCCTGTTCCCGGCAACAAGGGTCAGGTCGTAGCCCTCAAGATTCCGTAA